Proteins found in one Quercus robur chromosome 2, dhQueRobu3.1, whole genome shotgun sequence genomic segment:
- the LOC126715022 gene encoding uncharacterized protein LOC126715022 yields the protein MASASAARAFILSRVTDLSLKPLHNHQPLLHPHPHPQLPQLPSRHLRRPRYAASASSAVNCLISGVDGGGVSDDFVISTRNSKLDRGFSVIANMLKKIEPLDTSVVSKAVSDSAKDSMKQTISTMLGLLPSDQFSVTVSVSKRPLHRLLVSSVITGYTLWNAEYRISLMRNLEISPDSLENLNCSERRREVEENKVEEESKVRDSGGGGDISIEDLERRAPQIFGDLSPEALNYIQKLQSELSNVKEELDAQKQENLKIEYDRENRNNLLEYLRSLDSDMVAELSRPSSLEVEDIIHQLVQNILHRFFKDETTSDFMLDSVKAGTENRPDGDDELCDTIGTSRDYLAKLLFWCMLLGHHLRGLENRLHLTCVIGLL from the exons ATGGCCTCTGCCTCAGCTGCTCGAGCTTTCATTCTCTCTCGCGTCACCGACCTGTCACTCAAACCCCTCCACAACCACCAACCCCTCCTCCAccctcaccctcaccctcaACTACCTCAACTACCTTCTCGCCACCTCAGACGGCCCCGCTATGCCGCGTCGGCGTCGTCCGCCGTCAACTGCCTGATCTCCGGCGTCGACGGAGGCGGCGTCTCCGACGACTTCGTCATCTCGACGCGGAACTCAAAGCTCGACCGCGGATTCTCCGTCATCGCCAACATGTTGAAGAAGATCGAGCCCCTGGATACTTCGGTCGTATCCAAGGCGGTTTCTGATTCGGCCAAGGATTCCATGAAGCAGACCATTTCCACTATGCTAGGATTGCTCCCGTCCGATCAATTCTCCGTCACCGTCTCCGTTTCCAAACGGCCACTTCATCGCCTCCTTGTCTCCTCCGTCATCACCGg GTATACGCTATGGAACGCGGAGTATAGGATATCGTTGATGAGGAACTTGGAGATTTCGCCGGATAGTTTGGAGAATTTGAATTGTTCTGAGCGGAGGCGCGAGGTGGAGGAGAATAAGGtggaggaagagagtaaggtgAGGGATAGTGGGGGTGGTGGTGATATAAGTATTGAGGATTTGGAGAGAAGAGCACCTCAAATTTTCGGGGATTTGTCACCAGAGGCATTAAATTACATCCAAAAGTTGCAATCGGAGTTGTCTAATGTAAAAGAG GAACTTGATGCCCAGAAGcaggaaaatttgaaaatagaaTATGACAGAGAAAATAGGAACAATTTGTTAGAGTATTTGCGATCCTTGGATTCTGATATG GTGGCTGAACTTTCTCGTCCATCATCTTTAGAGGTCGAAGACATTATTCACCAACTTGTTCAGAACATATTGCATAGATTCTTTAAAGATGAGACTACCTCTGATTTTATGTTAGATTCAGTCAAGGCAGGTACTGAGAACCGCCCGGATGGTGATGATGAACTTTGTGACACCATAGGCACTTCCCGGGATTACCTAGCAAAGCTACTTTTCTG GTGTATGCTGTTGGGTCATCATTTGAGAGGCTTGGAAAACAGGTTGCATTTAACTTGTGTTATTGGATTGTTGTAA